Genomic window (Caldinitratiruptor microaerophilus):
ACACCGCCGCGATGGCGGCGGGGCTGAGGCCACAGGACCGCCGGGCGAGTTCGCCCAGGTCGACGCCTTCGAGGGGCAGGTCGCGAGTGTGCACCTCGTACACTTCACGCAGGTCCTCGTGGGTCAGCGGGGGGAACGGCACGCAGTAGTCGAACCGGCCGGGCCGGAGGACCGCCGGGTCCACGAGTTCGGGCCGGCTGGTGGCGGCCACCAGCACGACCTCCGGGAACTCCGCCAGGCGGTCGATCTCCCGCAGCAGCTGGGCCAGGAGCCGGTGCTGGGACCCGGTTTCCTGGCCGGTCCGCCGCGCGGCGATCGCGTCGACGTCGTCGAAGAACAGGACGCAGGGGGCGGCACGCCGGGCCCGGGCGAAGAGCTCGGCCACGGCCCGCTCGGACTCGCCCTGCCACTTCGAGTACAGGGCAGGCGCCTCGACCTCCAGGAGCGGCAGGCCGGCCTCCCCGGCGAACGCCCGGGCGACGTAGGTCTTGCCGCAACCCGGCGGGCCGACGAGGAGGATCCCCCGTCCCGGCGCCGGCGCCTCCCGGCGCAGCCACGGCTGGAGCATGCGCTTGACGGACGCCAGGCCGCCCACGTCGGCCCAGCCGAGGGCGGGCCGCTCGAGGGCCACCTCCCGCGTCGCGCTCGGCTCCACCTCCCGCAGCGCGGCGAGGAAGTCCTCGTGGCGGACCACGAGGTCGTCGAAGGAGGGGCCGTCCCCCGGCACCAGCGGCCCGTGGCTGGAGAGGTACCGCCGCATGGCCGCCATGGCCGCCTCCTGGGCGAGCGCCGCCAGGTCGGCTCCGACGAAGCCGGGTGTGCGGTCGGCGAGCTCAGCCAGGTTCACGTCGGGGGCGAGCGGCAGGCGGCGGGTGTGGATCTGGAGGATCTGCAGCCGCCCGTCCCGGTTGGGCACCCCGATCTCGATCTCCCGGTCGAAGCGGCCGGGCCGGCGGAGCGCCGGGTCGATGTTCTCCAGGAGGTTCGTGGCGCCGATCACCACGACCTGACCCCGGCCCTGGAAGCCGTCCAGGAGGGCGAGGAACTGGGCGACCAGCCGCTTCTCGACCTCGCCCGGCACCTCCGCGCGCCGCGGGGCGATGGCGTCGATCTCGTCGAAGAAGATGATGCTGGGGGCGCGGTGCTCGGCCTCGTCGAAGATCTCCCGCAGCCGGGCCTCGCTCTCGCCGTACAGCTTGCGGACCACCTCGGGGCCGTTGACGTGGATGAAGTAGGCCTGGCTCTCGGCGGCGAGGGCACGGGCCACGAGGGTCTTCCCGGTGCCGGGCGGCCCGTAGAGGAGCACGCCCTTCGGGGGCTGCACCCCCAGCCGCTCGAAGAGGCGGGGATACCGCAGCGGCCACTCGACGATCTCCCGGATGCGGGCGAGCTCGTGGTCCAGGCCCCCCACGTCCCGGTACGAGACGCCGGTCGGCCGCTGGGAAACGATCTCGGCGTCCACGAAGGTGATGTGCGTGGTGCGGACGATCCGCACCGGGCCGTCCGGAACGGTGGCGGCGACGCGGAAGGCCGGGACAGCCGGGTGCTGCCGCGGGTCGGCGAGGACGTTCCCCTTCAGGACGGGGACGCCGCTCAGGGACTCGACCAGCCGGGCCGTGTCCTGCGGAGCCGGGCGGGTGCCGGCGGGCACCAGCCGCGCCAGCCGGACGGTCACCGCCTTCGAACACTGGACCTTCTCGAGGCGGACGCCCTCGCCGATCCCGACCCCGGCGTTCTGCCGACCAAGCGGCCCGAGCAGCAGGACCCGCTCGCCGACCACGTTGGTGGGCATGAACATGGCGACGGCCATGGCCGACTGCCGGCCGGTCAGGCGCACCGTGTCCCCGGGCTCGATCCCCAGCACCTTCATGTCTGCCGGGTGCAGGTAGACCGCGCCCTGGACATCCCCGCCCACGACGGCGTCCATCACCCGGAAGACCGGCTGCGAGGAGCGCCGGTGCTCGGATGCCAGGCCTACAGCGGCGTCCACGGTTCACCCTCTCCCGTTCTCCGCGGCGCCCAGCGCCGCCAGGTACACGTCCCGGGAGCGCCGGATGTGCCTCCGGGCGGCCGCTTCCGCCGCCTCGGGGTCGCCCACCCGGATGGCCGCCACGATCAGCTGGTGCTCCTGGTGAGCCTCCTCGATCCAGCCGGGCCGTTCGTAGTTGACCGCCGAGAACTGCTCGACGTATGTCCGCAGCGTTTGCAGCATCTCGTGGAGCCGCGGGCTGTTGGCGACGCGGTAGATCGTGTCGTTGAACTCGTTGTGGAGGCGGCGGTACTCGTCGAGGTCGGGCGGCGATCGGAGGCAGCAGCGGTCCATCTCGGCCAGCAGGCGGTCCAGGCGCTCCACGTCGGCCGGGGTGCGCCGCCGGGCGGCCATGGCCGTGACCAGCCCCTCGAGCGCGGCCCGGATCTCGTAGATGTCCAGGATGTCCTGGCGCGACATCCCGCTCACCACGAGGCCGCGCCGCGGGTACTTCTCGGCCAGACCTTCGACCTCGAGCCGCTGCAGCGCCTCCCGGACCGGCGTGCGGCTGATCCCGAGCTTCTGGGCGAGCTCCCGCTCCACCAGGCGCTCGCCCCGGGGCAGGGAGCCGTCGAGGATCGCCCGGCGGAGCACCGAGTACACGGCGTCGCGAGCCAGGACCGGGGACTGCGGGTCGAGCGCGAGGGCGGGAAGGGTGAAGTTCTGGCTCAACGTGCATCCCCCTGGGCACCGCCTCAGGTCTCACGTGTGAGACTGCGCATGTCTTGGCGGCTAGTTGGTATGCCGTTTGGTATACCAACTCTTTCTGAACGACATTGTATCTCAAGGCCGAAGAATGCGGTACCCCTTTCGGGGCACCCGGGCGATTCCTTTTTGCGATCGCCAGTCGGGCACGGGATTTGAAGCGGCTATGGCCAGGGCGCCGCGCGCTCAGGGCGGCTTCCCGTCCGGCTCCCCGGGCGAGCGCAAGAGGACCTGCGGCCGGGGTTCACCGCTCTCCCCCGCCGGCCCGTGCGGGGCGAGTTCCGCCTTCATCCCGTTGAGCAGGTACAGGGCCTGATATCACACGCTGCCTCTCCGGCAGCGTGGTGTCTCCTCCCGCGGCTTCGGTCCACCGGGCCCCGCTCCGGCCCCGGTTCGGCAGTGAGTGTTCAACTCCGAAAGGGGAATTCCTTCTGACTTGGGATGCCTCATCCCCGGCCCCCATGCCGTCTTGTCCCCGAATTGGTATACGGCCTGACTCCGGCGGCGGGCGGGCGGAATTCCGGGATGAAACGCGCGGCGTGCGGGCAGCCCCCCGTCTCCCCGCGGTTCGGCGACGGAAGATGCACGCTGGCGCCGCACTCCGCGCCGTTGGACGGCCGTCCCCTGTTCGTCCGACATGTCCCTCGATTAGAATTCGGCATGCCACGATCGGAGCCCCCACGTCGGGGGCGCCGGGAAGGAGGAGAGGCGGATGCGTCCGGACAGCACCGTCCCCGTGGCGCACGCGCGGCCGGGGTGGGTCCTCCCCCTCGCCGCGGCAGGCCGCGGCGCGGCGGACCAGGTGGGCGGAAAGTGCGCCGGCCTGGGTGAACTGATCTCACTTGGTATACCGGTGCCGGAAGGTTTCGCGGTGACCGTCCACGCGTTCCGCTACTTCCTCGAGCACAACCGGCTGCGCGAGCCGATCGCCTCCCTCCTGCGCGAGGCCGGCGCGGCCGACCCCGCCCGGCTCCAGGCGGTGAGCGCGAGGATCCGGGACCTCGTGGAGGCGCAGCCGCTGGGCGACCTGGACGCCGCCATCCGGGCCGCGTACCGCCAGCTTGGAGGTGGGGGATGCGCCCTGGTGGCGGTCCGCAGCAGCGCCGTGGCCGAGGACCAGGTGGATGCCAGCTTTGCCGGGCAGCTGGACACGTACCTGTTCGTCCGCGGGGAGGAGGCCGTGCTGGCGGCGGTGCGCCGGTGCTTCGGTTCGGCGTTCACGGCACGGAGCCTCGCCTACCGGCGGGAGAGGGGGCTCGATCTGCTGGGCGCGGACATGAGCGTCGCGGTCCAGCGGATGGTGGTGCCGCGTAGCGCCGGCGTCCTGTTCACCCTGGACCCGCGGACCGGCGACCGCACCGTCGTGGCCGTCGAGGCCTGCTTCGGCGCCGGTGAGAGCCTTGCCCAGGGGCGGGTGACCCCGGACCTCTACCTGGTCGACAAGTCGGGGCCGGACGGCAGCCCGGCGGTCCGCCACCGGCGGATCGAGACGAAGGCGGTCATGACGGTCCCCGACCCGGCGGGGGGCACCCGCGAGGTCCCCGTGCCGCCGGAACTGCGGCGCCGGGCGTGCCTGACGGACGGGGAACTCCTTGAGCTCGCCCGGTGGGGGATGCGGATCGAACAGCACTACGGCGCACCGGTCGACGTCGAGTGGGCCCTGGAGGAGGAGACCGGCCGCCTCTACATCCTCCAGGCCCGCCCGGAGACCGTCTGGAGCCGGCGCGGGCCCGCTCCGCCGGACCCCCGGGCGAACGGGGGCGGCCACCCCGAGGTGGGTCCCGCGGCCCGGGTGATCCTGCGCGGGCTCGGCGCGTCGCCCGGCGTGGCCACCGGGCGCGTCCGGGTGATCCGCGACGTCGCGGAGATCCCCCGGTTCCGGCCGGGCGAGATCCTGGTCACCGAGATGACCACCACCGAGTGGCTCCCGGCGATGCGTGCCGCCGCGGCGCTCGTGACCGACGCGGGCGGGGTGACGTGCCACGCGGCGATCGTGTCACGGGAACTCGGGATCCCGTGCGTCGTGGGGACCGGAAGCGCTACCCGGACGCTGGTGACGGGGCAGGAGGTCACGGTGGACGCCGTGCTGGGGACCGTCTACGAGGGTCGGGTGGACGGCACCCGGCGAGGCGCTCCGGGCGCCACGGGCACCCCCGCGGGGCCGGCGCCGGGCGCAGGTGCGCCCGGAGCGTCCGCCATCACCCCGGTGACCGCCACGCGCCTCTTCATGATCCTCGGCAACCTGGAGCGGCTGCCGGAGGTCCGGTCGCTCCCCTTCGACGGGATCGGCATGATGCGGATCGAGTTCCTGATCGCCGAGCGGATCGGGGTGCACCCGCTGCACCTCATCGACCAGGGCCGGGCGGACGAGTTCGTCGACCGCCTCGCCGGCGGGATCGCCGAGCTGGCCGGGGCCGTGGCGCCCCGCCCGGTCATCGTGCGCTTCAGCGACCTCAAGACGAACGAGTACCGCGTGCTGCGGGGGGGAGCGGACCACGAGCCGGTCGAGGCCAACCCCATGATCGGCTGGCGGGGCGCCGCCCGGTACGTCAGCGCCGAGTACGAGGCGGCGTTCCGCCTCGAGGTCCGGGCCGTGCGCCGCGTGCGGGAGGCCGGGGGCCTGCGCAACGTCCACGTGATGATCCCCTTCGCCCGCAGGACACGGGAGGTGGAGGCCATCCACCGGATCCTCGCGGAGGAAGGGCTCCGCCGCGGGCCGGACTTCCAGGTGTGGATCATGACCGAGGTCCCCAGCAACTTCATCCTCGCCGACCGCTTCGCCCGGCTCTGCGACGGCTTCGCGATCGGCACGAACGACGTGGTCCAGACGAACCTGGGGGTCGACCGGGACTCGGAGCTCCTCGCCCGCATGGGCTACTTCGACGAGCTCAGCCCCGCCGTGCTCGCCCCGATCGGACACCTGATCGACGCCGCCCACCGCAATCGCATCCCGGCGATGGTGTGCGGCCAGGCTCCCTCCGTGTACCCCGAGTTCTGCGAGTACGTGGTCCGCCGCGGGGCGGACATCCTCGGGCTTCAGCCCGACGCCGTGGCACGCACCCGGGAGATCGTGGCGGCCGTCGAGCAGCAGATGCTGATCGAGGGCCTGGCGGGGAGGCGGTCGCCGTGAGGGACGAGAGGATCCCCACCGCCACCCGGATCTACGTAAACCTTGACGGGCCCGTGACGGAGCCGCCGCTCGAGTCGCTTCCCGCCGACGGGGTCGGCCTCCTCCGGCTGGGACCGCTCCTCGCCGGCGGCCCCGACCCGGCGCACCCGATCCTGCGGGTGGAGCAGGGGCGGGGCGAGGAGCTCGCCTTCGGGCTGGCCGGCCACATCGCCCGGGTAGCCCGCGCCGTGTACCCGCGCCCCGTGTGGGTCTGCTTCAGCGACCTCACCTCGGCCGAGCTCCGGGCCCTCCCCGGCGGCGAGCGCCACGAGCCCGCGGAGAACAACCCGGCGATCGGGCGGCGCGGCTGCGCCCGGCTCGTGAGCCCGGACTACCGGCCCGCCTTCCGGCTCGAGTGCCGGGCGGTCCGGGAGGTGCGGGAGTCGGAAGGCCTTCGCAACGTCCACGTCCTCCTCCCATTCCCCCGCCTGCCGGGCGAGGTCGAGGCGGTCCAGGCGATCATGCGAGACGAGGGCCTGGTCCGTTCCCGGGACTTCGAGGTGTGGGTCTCGGCCGAGGTGCCGAGCGCCGTCATCCTGGCCGAGGACTTCGCCCGCCTGTGCGACGGGTTCACCGTGCCGATCGAAGGCCTCGCCCGGCTCGTCCTGGCCGCCGACGGGGCGTCCGAGCGCCTGCGCCGCCTGGGCTACCCCGACCCGGCGGACGACGCCGTCCGGGAGGCCGCCCTTCGCCTCGCGGAGGCCGCGCGCCGGCACGGGCGGGCCGTGTGCGTGGCCGGGGAGGGTGGCCTCGACCCCGGCCTCGTCGATTTCCTGGTCGACCTGGGGGTGGACGCCGTGAGCGTCCCCCCGGGGGCGCTCGTTCCGACCCGCCGGCGCGTGGCGGAGGCCGAGCGGCGGCTCCTCCTCCGGCGGGTCGTCGCCGACCGCCGCGGCCGGGATCCGGCCGCCGGCCGCTGGTGGGTCTCGCATCCAACCTGATCACGGGAGGGCATGAACATGAGGAAGATCCGGGTCGGAATCACCGGGTACGGGACGATCGGGCGCCGGGTGGCGGACGCGGTGGCGAGGCAACCGGACATGGAGCTCGTGGGCATCGCGAAGGTGAGGCCCGACTACAAGGCACGCCTCATCGCCGAGCGAGGCTACCCGCTCTACGGCGCCGACGAGGAGTCCCTCGCCGCGCTGCGCGCCGCCGGGCTCCCGGCCCGGGGCGTCGTGGCCGATCTCGTGGCGGGATGCGACGTGGTGGTCGACACCCTGCCCCCCAAGCAGGCCAGCCGGCTCCTGCCCATCTACCAGGCCTCGGAGGCCCGGGTGATCTTCCAAGGCGGCGAGCCGGCCGGCATCGCCGAGGTATCGTTCAACGCCCAGAGCAACTACGAGGCGGCGGTAGGGCGGCGCACGGTGCGGGTGGTCTCCTGCAACACGACGGGCCTCTGCCGGGCGCTCGGCACCATCGACCGCGCCTTCGGGGTCGAGAAGGCGCGGGTGGTGCTAGCCCGCAAGGCCACCGATCCGGACGACCCGGACACCGGCCCGGTCGACGCCGTGGTGCTCGACCCCGCCCCGGCCCAGCTCCCGTCCCACCACGGCCGGAGCGTTGCCACGGTGCTCCCGCACCTGAAGGTCATCTCGATGGCGGCGAAGGTCCCCACCACCCACGCCCACTTCCACAGCCTCCTGATCACCGTGAAGGACCGGAACGTGACCGCAGGGGCCGTGGTCCGCGCCTTCGAGGAGGCCACCCGCGTCGTCCTCCTCGACAGCCGCGAGGGGTTCCGTTCGACGGCGCAGGTCTTCGACTACGCCCGGGAGCTCGGCCGCAGCCGGTCCGACCTGTACGAGCTGGCAGTGTGGCGGGACTCCGTCACGGTCGTGGACGACGAGGTGTACTTCTTCATGGCCGTGCACCAGGAAGCGATTGTGATCCCGGAGAACGTCGACGCCATCCGGGCGGTCACGGGAACCATGGACCGGGACGAGTCGATCCGCCTCACCAACCGGACGCTCGGGATCCTCAAGTGAGGCCGGCTACGAGCAGTCCGATGCCCAGCCCGATCCAGACCAGGCCGAGGAGCCTCGCTTCCCACGCCTGGAGAAGCGGCGGGCCCGTCCCGGCACCCTCGCGCGGGAGCATCCGCCGGTAGCGCGCCGCCACCTCCGGCGCCCAGACCAGCATCCAGACCCCCCAGGCGATCAGGGCGGTGGGAAGGAGCCATCCGGGCACGGCTCACCCCTCCTCGCGCAGCCACGGCCGCAGCAGGGCGTGCACCTGCACGTGCAGCAGCAGGAACCCGATGCCGTAGACCCCTCCCACCGCCGCCTGGAAGGTGAGAAAGGCGCCCGCACCCTGGCGTCCGAAGGCCGGCTGGCCGGATCCCCACGCCAGCACGACCTGCTGGAGGGTCCGGGCCACCGGAAAGGCCAGCGCCCAGTAGGCCACGACCTCCGCGAGGCCGCCGGGCCGCACCCGCCCGAGTTCGAGCAGGAGATCATAGCCCGCCCCCAGGAGCGCCAGCGGTATCCCGAGGGTGAAAGCCGCCAGCGCGGCGGTGGCGGGCGGGGCGCCGGCCAGCGCGGCCAGCGCCCCCGCCACGACGCCGGTGAGAAGACCTGTCAGGAGCCCGGTGACGGTTCGCCTGAGCAGCCTCACGGGGCTCGCCCCCTGCTGCGTCGCCTGCCGGACGGGCAGGACCCGCGCTCAGCCCTTCGGGATGGCCCCGAGGAAGAGGACGCTGTAGAAGAGCCCGCCCAGGTAGAACACCGTGGCAACCCCGAGGAGGAGGTTCGTGAGCCACCCGGGCCGCAGCGGCCGGGGCAGCAGGCGGTTGTTGGTGAAGAGCAGCAGCAGCGAGTAGGCGCCCATCACGAAGGCAGAGAGAAATGCGAGCGTGTCGAGGATGAACGCCGGACCCCTGGGCGAGCCGGCGAGGAGCGTGAGGATGCCGAAGCCGATGACCCCCCAGAGGAAGCCGTAGTAGATCTTGCTCATGCTCCAGCGGCGGGCGCCCGGCACGAAGTAGTACGTCATGTCCGCCTGGCCCCGGGAGAAGGCGTCGAAGATGCCGAAGGTCATCTTCCACCCGACGATGGCCACGAACACGAAGAAGAGCGCCCGCGTGACCGACCCGCCCACCGAGCCGAAGGCGTTCGCCATGCCGGCCAGGGCGGCCGTCTGCTTGCCGGCGAGGATGAGGTCCCGCACCTGCGGGTCCATCCGGGCGGCGGACATCGCCATGATCGTGTAGATGATGGTGGTCAGCATCGTGAGGCCCCAGAACAGGACCCAGGCGTCGAACGCGTTCCACCGCCGCCAGGCCGCCCACTTCCGCATCTCGCCCGGGTCACTGGTGTCGAAGGTGAAGCCCCGGCTGGGCATGGTCTCCTCCTCGCCCCTGGCGAGAAGGCCCTTGATCCGCGGGATGTAGGCACCCATGCCCGCGCCCTTGTCCCGGAGGTACAGCGTGTACCACATCTGCTGCATCCCCGAGGGGCCGGCAAAGGCGATGGAGCCCACGATCACCGGGAACCACTTGGCGCTCAGCACCTCCGCCGGCAGGTAGCCGAAGGAGAACAGGCCGCGGATCGTGTCCCAGAGGTCGCCCCAGGTCCCGACCATGGCGGCGATGATCGCCGACCCGATGACCAGGACGGAGATGAGGGTGGACAGCACCCCTTCGACGACGCTGTACACCTGTTTCGAGAACGTCAGGATCAGCCCGATCAGGATGAGCCCGCCAATTGCCCCGACCTGCCAGGGAATCCCCGTCAGCGTCTGGAGGGACTCCGCGCCGAGGGAGACGTGGCCGGGCCAGATGTACACCAGGATGGCGACCGCCCAGAAGAACCACATCACCAGGCGGCTCAGGCGGGCAGCACCGAAGAAGATGCTTTCCCCGGTGGCCATCGCCCAGCGGGCCATCTCCATCATCACGACCAGCTGCAGGGTGACGCCGACGAGGAACAGCCAGCGGATCTCCGGGCCGAAGAGGATCACCAGACGCGGCCACATGAACGTCTCGCCGAGGCCGACGCCCAGGGCGGTCAGGACCATGCCCGGGCCGAGCAGGTGCACCGCGCTGGGGGCCTCGGGCAGGGACCGGATCGGGAGCGGTTCCTCCCGCCCCATCGGGACGGCACCGGGTTTGACGGCCTCCACCATGTGCTCGCTACCTCCTTTCCGGCTCGTCGTCGTGACGGACGCCGACGGGATGTACGCCTACTCGACGGGCGGCAGCACGGCCGGCAGCCCCACCTCCTCCGCGCGCCGGTCCACCCAGGCCTGGATCTTCTCGACGTGCTCGGGCGCCAGGTGGTCGAACCGTCCCTGGGCCTTCAGGTACTCCGCCACCGGCTTGCGGCGGCGCGGCTTCCACGTCACCCGGAACTCCCCGTCCACGACCTCGTACAGGAGGTACATGCCCGTGTCGACCGCCAGCTTGGCCATCTCCATCGTCTGGTTGGAGGGGAAGGTCCACCCCTTGGGGCAGGGAGCGTGGACGTGGATGTACGCCGGGCCCTGGGCGTTCAGGCCGCGCCGCACCTTGTTCATGAGGTCGATCGTGAAGGCCAGCGAGGCCGTGGCCAGGTACTTGAGGGTCGGGTGGCCGCCGGCGACCAGCTTCGGGTTGTCCTTGGGCCAGAGGTTCTTGCCCTCGGGCACCACGGGACCTGCCGGGGTGAAGGTGGTCCACGCCCCGTAGGGCGTGGTGGGGCTGGTCTGGATGCCCGTGTTGGCGTACGACTCGTTGTCGTAGCAGATGAAGAGCACGTCGTGGTTCCGGTAGAGGGCGCCGGACAGGGAGGTCAGGCCGATGTCGGTGGCTCCCCCGTCGCCCCACATCACGATCACGTGCGGGTCCTGGTCGGTCTTGCCCTTGCGGCGCATCACCTTGAAGGCGGCCTCGATGCCGGCGGCCACGCCGCCGCCGTTCGTGATCTGGGCGTGGATCCAGGGCACCTTGAACGGCGTGCAGCCGTACGAGGTGTTGGCGACGTACATGCACCCGGTCGGTCCGACGAAGATGGTGTTCGGCCCGGCCGCCTTCGCCACGAGGCGGTAGACGAGCGCCGGCCCGCACCCGGCGCACGTCCGGTGGCCGGGCACGTAGTACTCCTCCAGGGGCACCTGCTTGATGCC
Coding sequences:
- a CDS encoding GntR family transcriptional regulator, encoding MSQNFTLPALALDPQSPVLARDAVYSVLRRAILDGSLPRGERLVERELAQKLGISRTPVREALQRLEVEGLAEKYPRRGLVVSGMSRQDILDIYEIRAALEGLVTAMAARRRTPADVERLDRLLAEMDRCCLRSPPDLDEYRRLHNEFNDTIYRVANSPRLHEMLQTLRTYVEQFSAVNYERPGWIEEAHQEHQLIVAAIRVGDPEAAEAAARRHIRRSRDVYLAALGAAENGRG
- a CDS encoding AAA family ATPase, whose product is MDAAVGLASEHRRSSQPVFRVMDAVVGGDVQGAVYLHPADMKVLGIEPGDTVRLTGRQSAMAVAMFMPTNVVGERVLLLGPLGRQNAGVGIGEGVRLEKVQCSKAVTVRLARLVPAGTRPAPQDTARLVESLSGVPVLKGNVLADPRQHPAVPAFRVAATVPDGPVRIVRTTHITFVDAEIVSQRPTGVSYRDVGGLDHELARIREIVEWPLRYPRLFERLGVQPPKGVLLYGPPGTGKTLVARALAAESQAYFIHVNGPEVVRKLYGESEARLREIFDEAEHRAPSIIFFDEIDAIAPRRAEVPGEVEKRLVAQFLALLDGFQGRGQVVVIGATNLLENIDPALRRPGRFDREIEIGVPNRDGRLQILQIHTRRLPLAPDVNLAELADRTPGFVGADLAALAQEAAMAAMRRYLSSHGPLVPGDGPSFDDLVVRHEDFLAALREVEPSATREVALERPALGWADVGGLASVKRMLQPWLRREAPAPGRGILLVGPPGCGKTYVARAFAGEAGLPLLEVEAPALYSKWQGESERAVAELFARARRAAPCVLFFDDVDAIAARRTGQETGSQHRLLAQLLREIDRLAEFPEVVLVAATSRPELVDPAVLRPGRFDYCVPFPPLTHEDLREVYEVHTRDLPLEGVDLGELARRSCGLSPAAIAAVCRRARSAVAPDPGPARRRAVGMGAFLAALDGLQLHPASRGAG
- a CDS encoding Nramp family divalent metal transporter, whose amino-acid sequence is MVEAVKPGAVPMGREEPLPIRSLPEAPSAVHLLGPGMVLTALGVGLGETFMWPRLVILFGPEIRWLFLVGVTLQLVVMMEMARWAMATGESIFFGAARLSRLVMWFFWAVAILVYIWPGHVSLGAESLQTLTGIPWQVGAIGGLILIGLILTFSKQVYSVVEGVLSTLISVLVIGSAIIAAMVGTWGDLWDTIRGLFSFGYLPAEVLSAKWFPVIVGSIAFAGPSGMQQMWYTLYLRDKGAGMGAYIPRIKGLLARGEEETMPSRGFTFDTSDPGEMRKWAAWRRWNAFDAWVLFWGLTMLTTIIYTIMAMSAARMDPQVRDLILAGKQTAALAGMANAFGSVGGSVTRALFFVFVAIVGWKMTFGIFDAFSRGQADMTYYFVPGARRWSMSKIYYGFLWGVIGFGILTLLAGSPRGPAFILDTLAFLSAFVMGAYSLLLLFTNNRLLPRPLRPGWLTNLLLGVATVFYLGGLFYSVLFLGAIPKG
- the ppsA gene encoding phosphoenolpyruvate synthase, which codes for MRPDSTVPVAHARPGWVLPLAAAGRGAADQVGGKCAGLGELISLGIPVPEGFAVTVHAFRYFLEHNRLREPIASLLREAGAADPARLQAVSARIRDLVEAQPLGDLDAAIRAAYRQLGGGGCALVAVRSSAVAEDQVDASFAGQLDTYLFVRGEEAVLAAVRRCFGSAFTARSLAYRRERGLDLLGADMSVAVQRMVVPRSAGVLFTLDPRTGDRTVVAVEACFGAGESLAQGRVTPDLYLVDKSGPDGSPAVRHRRIETKAVMTVPDPAGGTREVPVPPELRRRACLTDGELLELARWGMRIEQHYGAPVDVEWALEEETGRLYILQARPETVWSRRGPAPPDPRANGGGHPEVGPAARVILRGLGASPGVATGRVRVIRDVAEIPRFRPGEILVTEMTTTEWLPAMRAAAALVTDAGGVTCHAAIVSRELGIPCVVGTGSATRTLVTGQEVTVDAVLGTVYEGRVDGTRRGAPGATGTPAGPAPGAGAPGASAITPVTATRLFMILGNLERLPEVRSLPFDGIGMMRIEFLIAERIGVHPLHLIDQGRADEFVDRLAGGIAELAGAVAPRPVIVRFSDLKTNEYRVLRGGADHEPVEANPMIGWRGAARYVSAEYEAAFRLEVRAVRRVREAGGLRNVHVMIPFARRTREVEAIHRILAEEGLRRGPDFQVWIMTEVPSNFILADRFARLCDGFAIGTNDVVQTNLGVDRDSELLARMGYFDELSPAVLAPIGHLIDAAHRNRIPAMVCGQAPSVYPEFCEYVVRRGADILGLQPDAVARTREIVAAVEQQMLIEGLAGRRSP
- a CDS encoding oxalate oxidoreductase subunit beta — translated: MPQAILPEIKGIKQVPLEEYYVPGHRTCAGCGPALVYRLVAKAAGPNTIFVGPTGCMYVANTSYGCTPFKVPWIHAQITNGGGVAAGIEAAFKVMRRKGKTDQDPHVIVMWGDGGATDIGLTSLSGALYRNHDVLFICYDNESYANTGIQTSPTTPYGAWTTFTPAGPVVPEGKNLWPKDNPKLVAGGHPTLKYLATASLAFTIDLMNKVRRGLNAQGPAYIHVHAPCPKGWTFPSNQTMEMAKLAVDTGMYLLYEVVDGEFRVTWKPRRRKPVAEYLKAQGRFDHLAPEHVEKIQAWVDRRAEEVGLPAVLPPVE
- a CDS encoding type II glyceraldehyde-3-phosphate dehydrogenase, with translation MRKIRVGITGYGTIGRRVADAVARQPDMELVGIAKVRPDYKARLIAERGYPLYGADEESLAALRAAGLPARGVVADLVAGCDVVVDTLPPKQASRLLPIYQASEARVIFQGGEPAGIAEVSFNAQSNYEAAVGRRTVRVVSCNTTGLCRALGTIDRAFGVEKARVVLARKATDPDDPDTGPVDAVVLDPAPAQLPSHHGRSVATVLPHLKVISMAAKVPTTHAHFHSLLITVKDRNVTAGAVVRAFEEATRVVLLDSREGFRSTAQVFDYARELGRSRSDLYELAVWRDSVTVVDDEVYFFMAVHQEAIVIPENVDAIRAVTGTMDRDESIRLTNRTLGILK
- a CDS encoding putative PEP-binding protein; this translates as MRDERIPTATRIYVNLDGPVTEPPLESLPADGVGLLRLGPLLAGGPDPAHPILRVEQGRGEELAFGLAGHIARVARAVYPRPVWVCFSDLTSAELRALPGGERHEPAENNPAIGRRGCARLVSPDYRPAFRLECRAVREVRESEGLRNVHVLLPFPRLPGEVEAVQAIMRDEGLVRSRDFEVWVSAEVPSAVILAEDFARLCDGFTVPIEGLARLVLAADGASERLRRLGYPDPADDAVREAALRLAEAARRHGRAVCVAGEGGLDPGLVDFLVDLGVDAVSVPPGALVPTRRRVAEAERRLLLRRVVADRRGRDPAAGRWWVSHPT